The Pukyongia salina genome segment TACAATGCCAATAATGCACTGGTTAAAAAACTTCAGAAAAAAATCCCTTTAAACCCTGCTGAACAAAAAGATCTTACCCATCTTCCGGAGACCTATCTCATTTGTTACCTTAACGATTTTACCGAAGCCATCGATAAATTGATGGAATCTCAACCTTATTTGAAACAAATTGGAGGAAATGTATACCAATCGTTTAAAGAAGCGCAGCGTATCCTGAGAAAGGTAAAGTATAATTAATACAGTATTGAACTAATTTTGTAATTTGAGGTATTAAATTCGTGTTGACCCCATTCACTCCAAAAAATTGTTTATGATAAATCTATACCTTCTAATCATTGCGTCTCTTATATTCACTACCGGGATAGCACAATGCTTCACAAATCCTACAGTTCAAACAGATTATCAGGCAGATGCCATGGCGTTTGTTTTACGCGATATTCAAAGTGATCCCACCGATCCAGATTTCGACAATCCTCTTATATCAGCCAGCAGAATTGTTCCCTACATAGAAAAGCTTTCTGCTATTTATGAAAATCCGAATGGAGAAGCTATTGTGGATTCAATTTTCAATGAGTTTCAAATACATGCTAATTATGAGATCGGTCAATCATTGAATTACAGCACCATATATCTGCAGGTGGATCACGCTGCTCCCTGGTTAAATGCCTTTCTTACCACGGGAGTCTCAGGTAACAATACCCTCGATAATTTAATGATCGGTTATGAATTCTCGATCACTTCAGACGCACCGTTGACTAATTATCACTGGGTAGTGATCGACACAAATATCCCCGCACTAAACACACCCGCATTAGTAGACGACTTTCTTATGGTAAGTGATATCCTAGGAGTTGAGGCTTCTCCTGCTGGGGTGGCAGAACGACTGAATTATACAGGTATTCCTTATGTACTAAATGGCTGGGACGTTGCAGCTACCGATATAACCTTCGATGGCAGCCTGGTGTGCTTCTCTCTGTATTCCGGGGATTGTTTCGCAGGCTGTTTGTATTCTAAATCGTTTTGCGTAAATGTGAGTGAAGATTGTGAGGTGGAGTTTTTCCTAGGAAATGAAGAGCATATATTCGATAATGTGTTAATCTATCCTAACCCGGCGAGAGACATCATTAATACTCAAGTGATGCCTAATGTTTTCCACACCTACTCTATTTATAATATAGGTGGCCAAATTATCCATGATTCTGAAGAAATTTCTACAACGATCAATGTCTCTTCTCTTCCTTCCGGTATTTATTTTATAGAATTTCAAACGACCGAAGGACAAAAACATATTCAAAAATTTATTAAACAATAACATCTTAAACCTGATCAACAATGGGCTTATTCGACAAGATAAAAGAAAAACTAAGCAACGAATTTATTGATATCATTGAGTGGCTGGACTATACCGATGACACTATCTGCCATCGCTTCGAACGCTACCAGAATGAAATAAAGAACAACGCCAAATTAATTGTTCGCGAAGGACAAACCACTGTTTTCGTGAATGAAGGTAAGCTGGCAGACGTATTCGAGCCGGGCACCTATACCCTAAATACACAAAACCTTCCTATCCTAACAACGCTCAAAGGATGGAAATATGGTTTCGACAGCCCCTTTAAGGCTGAGGTGTATTTTGTGAACACGCATTTATTTACCGATGAAAAATGGGGGACAAAAAATCCAATCACTCTTAACGACGAACGATTTGGTTTGGTAGAGATCCGTGCCTTCGGAACCTATGCGTTCAGGATTAGTGATCCGGGAATATTTATAAAAGACATCGTGGGAACCGATAATAATTTCACCAATTTCGAGATCAACGAACATTTGAAAAGCCTTATCGCCACCCGTTTTACCGATACAGTGGGAGAGGCCAATCTGCCTATCGAATTGTACGCCGCCAATACTTCCGAATTAAGTGAGACTTGTAAAGAGGTAATGCAGCCGGAGTTTCAAAGCGTTGGGATCTCTCTGGAGAAATTCTTTATCGAAAACGTATCCATGCCCGAGGATCTTAAAAAAGAGATCTTCGAATACAGCCGTATAGACAAACTGGATCTGGACAAACTCACCAAATTTAAAACAGCAAAAGCCATAGAAGCGGCAGCTACCAATGAAGGTGGTACCGCCGGTGCCGGAATGGGAATGGGAATGGGCTTCGTGCTTGCTCAACAAATGGGCGGGATGATGAGCCCTCAAATGGGAGGACAGCAAATGCCTCCACAGCAACAGGCAGCAGCTATGCCTCCTCCAATGCCGCAGGCAGTACAATATTTTTATGCGGCTAATGGACAGCAGCACGGCCCCGTTAGTTTTGAACAACTTAAATCGTTATTTGCCAATCGAACCGTGAACAGAGATTCTCTTGTTTGGAAACAGGGAATGAGTGAATGGGCGGCCCTGAAAGATGTGGAAGAATTGAAAGCCTTCCTGG includes the following:
- a CDS encoding SPFH domain-containing protein, yielding MGLFDKIKEKLSNEFIDIIEWLDYTDDTICHRFERYQNEIKNNAKLIVREGQTTVFVNEGKLADVFEPGTYTLNTQNLPILTTLKGWKYGFDSPFKAEVYFVNTHLFTDEKWGTKNPITLNDERFGLVEIRAFGTYAFRISDPGIFIKDIVGTDNNFTNFEINEHLKSLIATRFTDTVGEANLPIELYAANTSELSETCKEVMQPEFQSVGISLEKFFIENVSMPEDLKKEIFEYSRIDKLDLDKLTKFKTAKAIEAAATNEGGTAGAGMGMGMGFVLAQQMGGMMSPQMGGQQMPPQQQAAAMPPPMPQAVQYFYAANGQQHGPVSFEQLKSLFANRTVNRDSLVWKQGMSEWAALKDVEELKAFLGGSTPPPLPGA
- a CDS encoding T9SS type A sorting domain-containing protein, which translates into the protein MINLYLLIIASLIFTTGIAQCFTNPTVQTDYQADAMAFVLRDIQSDPTDPDFDNPLISASRIVPYIEKLSAIYENPNGEAIVDSIFNEFQIHANYEIGQSLNYSTIYLQVDHAAPWLNAFLTTGVSGNNTLDNLMIGYEFSITSDAPLTNYHWVVIDTNIPALNTPALVDDFLMVSDILGVEASPAGVAERLNYTGIPYVLNGWDVAATDITFDGSLVCFSLYSGDCFAGCLYSKSFCVNVSEDCEVEFFLGNEEHIFDNVLIYPNPARDIINTQVMPNVFHTYSIYNIGGQIIHDSEEISTTINVSSLPSGIYFIEFQTTEGQKHIQKFIKQ